A genomic stretch from Pararhizobium sp. IMCC21322 includes:
- a CDS encoding ThuA domain-containing protein, translating to MAIRTLVWGENVHDQSSQVVQTIYPDGMHTAIADGLNEDDSLSASTAVLQDSEHGLTVERLAETDVLIWWGHAAHGDVADDIVDRVQQRVWEGMGLIALHSAHFSKIFRRLMGTPCSLTWREAGERERLWVINPAHPIVQGLGAYIDLPNAEMYGEPFTVPEPMETVLVSWFEGGEVFRSGLTYQRGAGKIFYFRPGHETYPIYHNEDVKQVLKNAVHWAHSDAPAWTGVDDGTNRPVEQALEPLVEKGPRLHKDGEAGFR from the coding sequence ATGGCCATTCGGACACTTGTGTGGGGCGAGAACGTCCACGATCAGAGCAGTCAGGTCGTCCAGACTATTTATCCAGACGGCATGCACACTGCAATTGCGGATGGGTTGAATGAAGATGATAGCCTGTCTGCCAGTACGGCGGTGCTCCAGGATTCTGAGCACGGCCTGACTGTGGAGCGGCTGGCGGAGACCGATGTTCTGATTTGGTGGGGACATGCTGCCCACGGTGATGTGGCTGATGATATCGTCGACCGGGTACAGCAACGGGTCTGGGAGGGCATGGGCCTGATCGCGCTGCATTCGGCGCATTTTTCCAAGATATTCCGACGGCTCATGGGCACACCCTGTTCTTTGACCTGGCGTGAGGCGGGTGAGCGCGAGCGCTTGTGGGTGATCAACCCGGCGCATCCGATTGTGCAGGGGCTTGGTGCTTATATCGACTTGCCCAATGCAGAGATGTATGGCGAACCGTTTACGGTCCCCGAGCCGATGGAAACTGTGCTCGTAAGTTGGTTTGAAGGTGGGGAAGTGTTTCGCTCCGGTCTGACCTATCAGCGCGGCGCAGGCAAGATTTTCTATTTCCGACCAGGCCACGAGACCTACCCGATTTATCACAATGAAGATGTCAAACAGGTGTTGAAGAATGCTGTCCACTGGGCTCATTCTGATGCGCCGGCCTGGACTGGCGTAGATGATGGCACCAACCGCCCTGTTGAGCAGGCATTGGAGCCTTTGGTGGAAAAAGGCCCAAGGTTGCACAAGGATGGCGAAGCCGGTTTTCGCTAA
- a CDS encoding L,D-transpeptidase — translation MSKQASQLAGVESGKHGATRRAFLLGAAALGLAGCSGSSDRWSQIQESSSYRSAYGPLPNEPFPIPAVDTKRVPRQYQRQLVNYRGAEPAGTVVIDPQNRHLYLVRGDGQAVRYGIGVGRQGFSWSGRAKIGAKKHWPTWTPPSEMIDRQPELEQYRRGMEPGLQNPLGARALYLYEDGRDTLYRIHGTNEPWSIGKAVSSGCIRLFNQDIVDLYSRVNVGAEVVVL, via the coding sequence TTGAGTAAACAGGCATCACAACTCGCTGGCGTTGAGAGCGGGAAACATGGAGCAACCCGCAGGGCGTTTTTGCTGGGTGCAGCAGCGCTTGGGCTGGCTGGATGTTCCGGTTCTTCAGACCGATGGTCCCAGATCCAGGAAAGCAGTTCCTATCGCAGTGCCTATGGGCCGTTGCCGAATGAACCTTTTCCAATTCCGGCAGTGGACACAAAGCGTGTGCCACGACAGTATCAGCGACAACTCGTCAATTATCGCGGTGCGGAGCCTGCGGGAACAGTCGTTATCGATCCACAGAACCGCCATTTGTACCTGGTTCGTGGCGATGGCCAGGCCGTGCGCTACGGTATCGGCGTAGGTCGGCAGGGATTTTCCTGGAGTGGCCGTGCAAAGATTGGTGCCAAGAAGCATTGGCCGACCTGGACACCGCCCAGCGAAATGATTGATCGCCAACCCGAGTTGGAACAGTATCGCCGCGGTATGGAGCCAGGCTTGCAAAATCCGCTGGGCGCGCGCGCTTTGTATCTGTATGAAGATGGCCGTGACACGCTGTATCGTATTCATGGAACAAATGAGCCGTGGAGCATTGGCAAAGCGGTTTCTTCCGGCTGCATCCGTCTGTTCAATCAGGATATTGTGGACCTCTATAGTCGAGTCAATGTTGGCGCAGAAGTTGTTGTTCTGTAA
- a CDS encoding LacI family DNA-binding transcriptional regulator has translation MGQKPTLQQVAEACGLSIATVDRVLNHRGGVNPEKERVVMEWARKLKLDRNLDRRPTRILRVAVVTQHPSNPFFERVRQGVLRANQVFSVHNIQLSLHYFDILTPDKTAALIRRMSGQADALLISVNEHPQVKEAVDAAASAIPVLSFVSDISTSDRRAYVGPDNFKTGRVAGDLMGRFLGPEGGDIVIVAGSYQLMDHHARRNGFYELLKERYPACRIIEEIQTQEKIESLATEVAVLLRDNPGIRGIYSVSAGNQGIAKALIMQSCEHEVTFIAHEITPERKALLQRGVIDVIIDQDPEGEILVAMELLAEQFGRWNGTAKGPSTPFHLFFRESV, from the coding sequence ATGGGACAAAAGCCAACCCTGCAGCAGGTAGCTGAAGCCTGCGGGTTGAGTATTGCAACGGTCGACCGGGTGTTGAACCATCGTGGCGGCGTTAATCCTGAAAAGGAACGCGTGGTCATGGAATGGGCACGCAAGCTGAAACTGGACCGCAATCTGGATCGACGTCCGACCCGCATTTTACGCGTGGCTGTGGTGACCCAGCATCCCAGCAACCCTTTCTTTGAACGGGTACGCCAAGGCGTATTGCGCGCCAACCAGGTATTTTCCGTACACAATATTCAACTGTCACTGCATTACTTCGATATTCTTACGCCGGATAAAACCGCAGCACTTATTCGCCGGATGAGTGGGCAGGCCGACGCTTTGCTGATTTCAGTGAATGAGCATCCGCAGGTGAAAGAAGCTGTTGACGCGGCAGCCTCTGCTATTCCGGTTCTCAGTTTCGTCAGTGATATTTCAACGAGCGACCGCCGGGCCTATGTCGGTCCGGATAATTTCAAGACTGGTCGTGTGGCCGGTGATTTGATGGGGCGCTTTTTGGGGCCTGAAGGCGGTGACATTGTTATCGTTGCGGGCAGCTATCAGCTGATGGACCATCATGCAAGGCGAAACGGCTTTTATGAGCTTTTGAAGGAACGATATCCGGCCTGCCGCATTATAGAAGAGATACAGACTCAGGAAAAAATCGAATCTCTGGCGACGGAAGTGGCGGTGTTGCTAAGAGATAATCCCGGTATTCGGGGCATTTATAGCGTATCTGCTGGCAATCAGGGCATTGCAAAGGCGCTTATCATGCAGTCCTGCGAGCATGAGGTGACCTTTATTGCCCATGAAATTACGCCGGAACGAAAAGCCCTTCTGCAGCGGGGCGTTATTGACGTGATTATCGATCAGGACCCGGAAGGGGAAATACTGGTTGCGATGGAGTTGTTGGCCGAGCAGTTTGGGCGATGGAATGGAACGGCAAAGGGGCCATCAACCCCTTTTCATCTGTTTTTCCGCGAATCCGTATAG
- the iolG gene encoding inositol 2-dehydrogenase → MTGIALLGAGRIGQVHAKAIAEAGATLVSVYDVMPEAAKTFADRSGATVCDSADAAIQHPGVDGVLVATSTDTHVDLILASADAGKAVMCEKPIGPSLTEARRCINALGERADRVFIGFNRRFDPGHAKVNAAVLGGEIGTLEQLTLTSRDPYPPPLEYIPVSGGLFRDMMIHDFDIARWMLGEEIVRISAEGSVAVDPEIGKLDDVDTAIVSMVSESGKQIVILNSRRAVYGYDQRIEAFGAKGMLISDNPSDTSVKKFGPEHFAAPDAYATFFMDRYTVSYRREIEAFVHMIQTGGKAPVTAKDGFMASYLAEAATLSSKWGRSIELDIEGQATWGNRSP, encoded by the coding sequence ATGACCGGGATTGCGCTTCTGGGTGCTGGTCGTATCGGACAAGTTCATGCCAAGGCCATTGCCGAGGCCGGTGCGACCCTCGTCAGTGTCTATGATGTCATGCCCGAGGCCGCCAAAACATTTGCAGATAGGTCCGGCGCAACGGTCTGTGACAGCGCCGACGCCGCCATTCAGCATCCTGGTGTAGACGGCGTTTTGGTTGCGACATCCACCGACACGCATGTCGATCTTATTCTGGCTTCTGCCGATGCTGGCAAGGCTGTGATGTGCGAAAAACCCATCGGGCCCAGCCTCACTGAAGCACGGCGCTGTATTAACGCATTGGGCGAAAGGGCGGACAGGGTGTTCATCGGTTTTAACCGGCGTTTTGACCCCGGACACGCCAAGGTCAATGCCGCTGTCCTGGGCGGCGAAATTGGCACCCTGGAGCAACTGACCCTTACCAGCCGCGACCCCTATCCGCCCCCCTTGGAATACATTCCTGTATCTGGCGGGCTTTTCCGCGACATGATGATCCATGATTTCGACATTGCCCGCTGGATGCTGGGTGAAGAAATTGTCAGGATTTCAGCTGAAGGCAGTGTCGCCGTGGACCCGGAAATCGGCAAGCTGGATGATGTCGACACGGCCATTGTGTCAATGGTCAGTGAAAGCGGCAAACAGATCGTCATTCTAAACTCACGTCGCGCCGTTTATGGTTACGACCAGCGTATTGAAGCGTTTGGCGCAAAAGGCATGCTGATTTCCGACAATCCGTCTGACACCAGCGTCAAGAAGTTTGGCCCCGAGCACTTTGCTGCACCTGACGCCTACGCGACCTTCTTTATGGATCGATACACTGTCAGCTACCGACGGGAAATTGAGGCTTTTGTCCATATGATTCAGACCGGTGGAAAAGCGCCGGTCACGGCGAAAGATGGATTTATGGCCAGCTACCTGGCCGAAGCAGCCACCCTGTCCAGCAAATGGGGACGCTCTATAGAGCTGGACATTGAAGGTCAGGCGACTTGGGGCAATCGCTCCCCATGA
- a CDS encoding SDR family oxidoreductase: MMASRNDGTKALITGGTQGLGLAIARRLIEEGATSLVISGRDMARGEQSAAELNALGANCTFIPADVSKLDDCSKLVARSIAALGQVNALVNSAADTGRGSITDTTPDVFENHFNTNVRGPFFIMQGVIKHLLAEKSPGSIVNILSMSAHAGQSFMAPYSASKAALSTLTKNVANAHRSDRIRCNGINAGWMDTPGEANIQKIWHDADEDWLKKAEAAMPMGQLVKPDQLAALIAYMLSPEAGVMTGSIVDYDQNIAGAFPE; encoded by the coding sequence ATGATGGCAAGCCGGAACGATGGAACAAAAGCGCTGATCACCGGCGGAACGCAAGGTCTTGGCTTGGCGATTGCGCGCCGCTTGATTGAGGAAGGAGCCACCAGCCTCGTCATCAGCGGCCGTGACATGGCACGCGGCGAACAGTCAGCGGCTGAACTGAATGCGCTGGGTGCAAACTGCACCTTCATTCCGGCAGATGTGTCAAAGCTGGATGATTGCAGCAAACTCGTCGCCCGCAGTATAGCGGCCCTTGGTCAGGTGAATGCACTGGTCAATTCAGCAGCTGACACTGGCCGTGGTTCCATCACCGACACCACGCCCGACGTGTTTGAAAACCACTTCAACACCAATGTGCGCGGGCCGTTTTTCATCATGCAAGGTGTCATCAAACACCTTCTGGCAGAGAAAAGTCCCGGCAGCATTGTCAATATTCTGTCCATGTCAGCCCATGCGGGTCAAAGCTTCATGGCGCCCTATTCGGCGTCAAAGGCAGCTCTTTCCACCCTTACAAAAAATGTTGCCAACGCCCACCGATCAGACCGCATTCGCTGCAACGGCATAAATGCAGGCTGGATGGACACACCCGGCGAAGCAAACATTCAAAAGATCTGGCACGATGCCGACGAAGACTGGTTGAAAAAGGCCGAAGCCGCCATGCCAATGGGCCAATTGGTGAAGCCAGACCAACTGGCCGCACTCATCGCCTATATGCTAAGCCCGGAAGCAGGTGTAATGACCGGTTCCATCGTTGATTACGACCAGAACATCGCAGGCGCTTTTCCTGAATAG
- a CDS encoding ABC transporter substrate-binding protein, producing the protein MRNILLSAVAASAVIAASSQAFADSAAAKKWIDSEFQPSALSKADQMSEMDWFIGAAEPFKGMEINVLSEGIPTHSYESEVLTKAFLEITGIKVNHQILGEGEVVQAVQTQMQTERNLYDAYVNDSDLIGTHSRLQLAYNLTDWMAGEGSDVTNPGLDLDDFMGTQFTTGPDGDLYQLPDQQFANLYWFRKDWFDRQEYKDAFMAKYGYELGVPVNWSAYEDIAEFFSKDVKTIDGVEIFGHMDYGKRAPDLGWRMTDAWLSMAGAGSKGEPNGVPIDEWGIRMEAGSCNPAGASVSRGGAANGPAAVYAIRKWDEWLRNFAPPGAASFDFYQSLPALSQGNVAQQIFWYTAFTADMVKPKSEGNNTVDDAGKPLWRMAPSPHGPYWEEGQKVGYQDVGSWTILKSTPVDRAKAAWLYAQFVVSKTVDVKKSHVGLTFIRDSSVNHESFSERAPNLGGLVEFYRSPDRVAWSPTGINVPDYPKLAQIWWQQIGDVNSGAFTPQEAMNRLAEEMDITMARMERADVAANVYGGCGPRLNEPKDESEWLGKGGAKAKLDNEKPDGITVNYDELVARWASN; encoded by the coding sequence ATGCGGAATATATTACTAAGCGCAGTGGCGGCGTCAGCCGTAATTGCTGCCTCATCACAGGCATTCGCCGATTCGGCTGCGGCCAAAAAATGGATCGATTCCGAATTCCAGCCATCAGCCTTGTCGAAGGCTGATCAGATGAGTGAAATGGATTGGTTTATCGGCGCGGCCGAGCCATTCAAAGGCATGGAAATCAACGTTCTTTCCGAAGGCATTCCAACACATTCATACGAGTCGGAAGTTCTGACCAAAGCCTTTCTGGAAATCACCGGTATCAAGGTGAATCACCAGATTTTGGGTGAAGGTGAAGTTGTTCAGGCCGTTCAAACGCAAATGCAGACCGAACGAAATCTGTATGATGCCTATGTGAACGATTCCGATCTGATCGGCACCCATTCCCGTCTTCAGTTGGCTTACAATCTGACAGACTGGATGGCCGGTGAAGGCAGCGACGTGACCAACCCCGGTCTCGATCTCGACGACTTCATGGGCACACAATTCACCACAGGCCCTGATGGCGATCTCTATCAGTTGCCCGATCAGCAATTTGCAAACCTTTACTGGTTCCGCAAAGACTGGTTCGACCGTCAGGAATACAAAGACGCGTTCATGGCCAAATATGGCTACGAGCTTGGTGTTCCTGTAAACTGGTCGGCCTATGAAGACATTGCAGAGTTCTTCTCAAAAGATGTGAAGACCATCGATGGTGTCGAAATCTTCGGCCACATGGATTACGGCAAACGCGCACCCGATCTGGGCTGGCGCATGACTGATGCATGGTTGTCGATGGCTGGTGCCGGATCAAAAGGCGAGCCAAATGGCGTGCCGATTGATGAATGGGGCATTCGCATGGAAGCCGGTTCTTGTAACCCGGCCGGTGCTTCTGTTTCCCGTGGTGGTGCAGCAAACGGCCCGGCGGCCGTTTATGCGATCCGCAAATGGGATGAGTGGCTGCGCAACTTTGCACCTCCTGGTGCTGCAAGCTTCGACTTTTATCAGTCCTTGCCTGCTCTCAGCCAGGGCAATGTCGCTCAGCAGATCTTCTGGTACACAGCTTTCACTGCAGACATGGTGAAGCCGAAATCCGAAGGCAACAACACAGTTGATGATGCTGGCAAGCCATTGTGGCGCATGGCACCATCTCCTCATGGCCCCTATTGGGAAGAAGGCCAGAAAGTTGGTTATCAGGATGTGGGATCATGGACGATCCTGAAATCCACACCTGTTGATCGCGCAAAAGCTGCATGGCTCTACGCTCAGTTCGTTGTTTCCAAAACTGTCGATGTGAAGAAGTCCCATGTGGGCCTGACCTTCATCCGTGACAGTTCGGTCAACCACGAATCCTTCTCCGAACGCGCGCCAAACCTTGGCGGCCTGGTAGAGTTCTATCGCTCTCCCGATCGCGTTGCCTGGTCTCCAACTGGTATCAACGTACCTGATTATCCAAAACTGGCACAGATCTGGTGGCAGCAAATTGGTGATGTGAACTCAGGTGCATTCACGCCGCAGGAAGCTATGAACCGTCTTGCCGAAGAGATGGATATCACCATGGCACGGATGGAGCGCGCTGATGTGGCCGCCAATGTCTACGGTGGCTGTGGTCCTCGTCTGAACGAGCCAAAGGATGAATCCGAATGGCTTGGTAAGGGTGGAGCAAAAGCGAAACTCGACAATGAAAAACCTGACGGCATAACCGTCAATTACGACGAACTCGTTGCTCGCTGGGCAAGCAACTAA
- a CDS encoding ABC transporter ATP-binding protein: MTLQTKDIVKKVAGVTHIKPTSLVLEPGHFNVLLGETGSGKTSLIKMMAGLDPIASGTVLMNGQDVTKLTTQKRKISLVHQFFVNYPHMTVYDNIASPLRVAGMNKTEIADRVEEAATILQLKPMLQRRPHELSGGQQQRTALARAIAKDSTAVFLDEPLANLDYKLREELRDQLPELFAGRGAVVVYATSEPEEALLLGGYTGLMHDGQVTQFGKTADIYRNPSNLRSAQVFSDPPINTAQITKEGSLARLDADTSWPLQGAAADMADGTYTVAIRPIHVLPYQDVRHSVPLNGTVQITELSGSDSSAHFNMRSNSWVSLASGVHDFQIGEEHLFFMDPSHCFYFVPDGTLVA, from the coding sequence ATGACATTACAAACCAAAGACATCGTCAAGAAAGTCGCCGGTGTCACACACATCAAGCCAACCAGCCTTGTTCTGGAACCCGGCCACTTTAATGTGCTTCTGGGAGAAACAGGATCCGGTAAAACATCACTCATCAAAATGATGGCAGGTCTTGATCCCATCGCATCCGGCACTGTTCTCATGAACGGTCAGGATGTGACAAAACTGACAACCCAAAAACGTAAGATCAGTCTGGTGCACCAGTTCTTCGTGAACTATCCGCACATGACGGTCTACGACAACATTGCCTCCCCCTTGCGGGTTGCAGGCATGAACAAAACAGAAATCGCCGATCGCGTTGAAGAAGCTGCCACCATTCTGCAGTTGAAGCCCATGCTGCAACGACGTCCGCATGAATTATCCGGCGGGCAGCAACAACGTACGGCTCTGGCCCGCGCGATTGCCAAGGACAGCACAGCCGTTTTCCTGGACGAACCGCTGGCCAATCTGGATTACAAGCTGCGCGAAGAACTGCGCGATCAACTGCCGGAACTGTTTGCTGGCCGTGGGGCGGTCGTGGTCTATGCCACATCCGAGCCTGAAGAGGCTTTGCTTCTTGGCGGCTACACCGGCCTTATGCATGATGGTCAGGTCACCCAATTTGGCAAGACTGCTGACATCTATCGCAATCCAAGCAATCTGAGATCCGCCCAGGTCTTTTCCGATCCGCCGATTAACACTGCGCAGATCACCAAAGAGGGCAGCCTTGCGAGACTGGATGCTGATACGTCCTGGCCGTTGCAGGGTGCTGCTGCTGATATGGCCGATGGAACTTACACCGTTGCCATTCGCCCGATTCATGTTCTGCCCTATCAGGATGTACGCCATAGCGTCCCATTGAACGGCACAGTTCAAATTACCGAACTCAGTGGCTCAGACTCCAGCGCCCATTTCAATATGCGGTCCAACAGTTGGGTGTCACTGGCATCCGGCGTTCATGATTTCCAGATCGGTGAAGAGCATCTTTTCTTCATGGACCCTTCGCATTGCTTCTATTTTGTGCCTGATGGCACGCTCGTGGCTTGA
- a CDS encoding ABC transporter ATP-binding protein, translating into MARITLSKLRHSYMANPQGPEDFALKEIDLSWEDGGAYALLGPSGCGKSTLLNIMSGLARPSHGRVLFDDKDVTDLPPDARNIAQVFQFPVIYDTMTVYDNFAFPLRNRGVNEGTIKTRVHAIAEMLEVVPLLSTRAAGLSPDNKQKISMGRGLVREDVNVVMFDEPLTVIDPHLKWKLRSKLKELHHKVRATMIYVTHDQTEALTFADKVVVMQDGEVVQIGTPVNLFERPEHTFVGHFIGSPGMNVLPCKVDGQAATFAGLPIPLEGGFDAPKSDSTQIGVRPEYVSITPTGIPAIVRKVADIGRHIVVEAVAAETHIRAVIHDSAPETGETIHLSFQPAQTRLYCNDWLISRPEFSGSSPGTAGSENLAGAA; encoded by the coding sequence ATGGCACGCATCACACTTTCAAAACTTCGTCATTCCTACATGGCAAACCCGCAGGGACCAGAGGATTTTGCACTAAAGGAAATCGATCTCAGTTGGGAAGATGGCGGCGCCTATGCATTGCTCGGCCCCTCCGGTTGCGGCAAATCTACTTTGCTCAACATCATGTCCGGACTTGCCAGACCCTCGCATGGACGCGTTCTGTTTGATGATAAGGATGTGACTGATCTTCCACCGGACGCGCGCAATATTGCCCAGGTATTCCAGTTTCCCGTCATCTACGACACTATGACGGTCTATGACAATTTTGCCTTTCCCTTGCGCAATCGCGGCGTGAATGAAGGCACTATCAAAACCCGCGTCCATGCCATTGCCGAGATGCTGGAGGTCGTGCCGTTGCTCTCCACTCGAGCAGCCGGCCTGTCGCCTGACAACAAGCAGAAAATCTCAATGGGCCGCGGCCTCGTGCGCGAAGATGTGAATGTGGTGATGTTTGATGAACCACTGACGGTGATTGATCCGCATTTGAAATGGAAGCTGCGCTCGAAGCTGAAGGAACTGCACCATAAAGTGCGGGCTACCATGATTTACGTCACGCACGACCAGACAGAGGCACTGACCTTTGCCGACAAGGTTGTGGTCATGCAGGATGGCGAAGTCGTGCAGATCGGGACACCGGTCAATTTGTTTGAACGGCCCGAACACACGTTTGTCGGTCACTTTATCGGCTCACCCGGCATGAATGTGCTGCCATGCAAAGTGGATGGTCAGGCCGCTACTTTCGCCGGGCTCCCAATTCCGCTTGAAGGCGGTTTCGACGCTCCCAAAAGCGACAGCACACAAATTGGGGTGCGCCCTGAATATGTCTCCATCACACCGACCGGAATTCCGGCAATTGTGCGCAAAGTTGCAGATATCGGTCGCCACATTGTTGTTGAAGCGGTGGCTGCCGAGACGCACATCCGCGCTGTCATACATGACAGTGCACCTGAGACTGGCGAGACAATCCATCTGAGCTTCCAACCAGCGCAGACACGACTTTATTGCAATGACTGGCTGATCTCGCGCCCGGAATTTTCAGGCAGCAGTCCGGGCACTGCCGGATCAGAAAACCTAGCGGGAGCCGCCTGA
- a CDS encoding carbohydrate ABC transporter permease: MMKTQNQKAWFFVLPVLILVAFNALIPMMTVVNYSVQETFGNNVFFWQGLDWFQQLLRSDRFHAALGRQFMFTGIILLIEIPLGVIIALSMPRNGFWVPVCLVTMALPMLIPWNVVGAMWNIFTLPDIGLLGYFMNNTLGIDYNMTRSPFAAWATIITMDVWHWTSLVVLLSYAGLVSIPDAYYQAAKIDGASNWAVFRFIQLPKMKQVLTIAILLRFMDSFNIYTEPFVLTGGGPGNSTTLLSIDLVKIALGQFDLGPAAAMSLIYFAITLLVSWLFYTLMTKDDAK; this comes from the coding sequence CTGATGAAAACTCAAAACCAGAAAGCCTGGTTCTTTGTCCTTCCGGTTCTGATACTGGTCGCCTTCAATGCGCTCATTCCAATGATGACCGTGGTCAATTACTCGGTTCAGGAAACCTTTGGTAACAATGTATTTTTCTGGCAGGGGCTGGACTGGTTCCAGCAATTGCTGCGCTCTGACCGGTTTCACGCGGCCCTTGGCCGGCAGTTTATGTTTACCGGTATCATCCTGCTGATCGAAATCCCGCTCGGCGTTATCATTGCGCTGTCAATGCCGCGCAATGGATTTTGGGTGCCCGTCTGCCTTGTGACAATGGCGTTGCCCATGTTGATCCCCTGGAACGTAGTCGGTGCCATGTGGAACATCTTCACACTGCCTGATATCGGCCTGCTCGGTTATTTCATGAACAACACGCTGGGCATCGATTACAATATGACGCGCAGCCCGTTCGCAGCCTGGGCCACCATCATCACGATGGATGTCTGGCACTGGACCTCCCTTGTGGTGCTGCTCAGCTATGCCGGTCTGGTGTCCATTCCCGATGCCTATTATCAGGCTGCCAAGATTGACGGTGCTTCCAACTGGGCCGTCTTCCGCTTCATCCAACTGCCGAAAATGAAGCAGGTTCTGACCATCGCCATTTTGCTGCGCTTCATGGACAGTTTCAATATCTACACAGAACCATTTGTTTTGACCGGTGGTGGACCGGGCAACTCCACAACGCTTCTATCGATTGATCTGGTGAAAATCGCCCTTGGCCAGTTTGACCTTGGACCAGCGGCAGCCATGTCGCTGATCTACTTCGCAATCACGCTTCTTGTGTCATGGCTGTTCTACACGCTGATGACCAAAGATGATGCCAAATAA
- a CDS encoding carbohydrate ABC transporter permease — MSKRYIIPILYILFLLLPIYWLVAMSFKTTGEILSGFSLFPQTWTFDNYKVIFTDPTWYWGYINSITYVTLNSIISVAVALPAAYAFSRYRFLGDKQLFFWLLTNRMAPAAVFALPFFQLYSAVGLFDTHLAVALAHCLFNIPLAVWILEGFMSGVPKELDETAYVDGYSFPRFFISIFLPAIKAGVGVTGFFCFMFSWVELLLAKTLTAVAAKPIAATMTKTASSAGYELGLLAAAGTLTIIPGAIVIYFVRNYIAKGFALGRV, encoded by the coding sequence ATGAGCAAACGATACATCATTCCAATTCTCTATATCCTGTTCCTGTTGCTACCAATCTATTGGCTGGTAGCGATGAGCTTCAAAACGACCGGGGAAATTCTCTCTGGCTTCTCATTGTTTCCGCAAACATGGACCTTCGACAATTATAAGGTCATCTTCACCGATCCGACCTGGTATTGGGGCTACATTAACTCCATCACCTATGTGACTCTGAATTCAATCATTTCGGTCGCCGTTGCTCTGCCCGCGGCCTACGCATTTTCGCGCTACCGCTTTCTGGGCGACAAACAATTGTTCTTCTGGTTGCTGACAAACCGCATGGCTCCGGCAGCGGTGTTTGCCCTTCCCTTCTTCCAGCTCTATTCAGCCGTTGGTCTGTTCGACACCCACCTTGCCGTGGCGCTGGCACACTGTCTGTTCAATATTCCCCTGGCGGTCTGGATTCTGGAAGGCTTCATGAGCGGCGTCCCGAAAGAGCTTGATGAAACAGCCTATGTGGATGGCTATTCCTTTCCGCGCTTTTTCATATCCATATTCCTGCCTGCCATCAAAGCGGGCGTGGGCGTAACAGGCTTCTTCTGCTTCATGTTCTCATGGGTGGAATTGCTGTTGGCCAAAACCCTGACCGCAGTTGCTGCAAAGCCAATTGCTGCCACCATGACCAAGACAGCCTCAAGCGCCGGCTATGAACTGGGCCTGCTTGCTGCGGCAGGAACCCTGACAATCATTCCAGGTGCCATCGTAATTTACTTTGTTCGAAACTACATCGCCAAGGGCTTTGCCCTTGGGCGGGTTTAG
- a CDS encoding DUF2160 domain-containing protein, which produces MLSWMAWTWPTAFVFIGIFSAMGVLTAIEIRSPGGAERKGVLGLVTTRGDRLFISLLGSVYIMLAWLGFLGMPLWWPLGICIAWIIFCFWKV; this is translated from the coding sequence ATGCTCAGTTGGATGGCCTGGACCTGGCCGACCGCCTTTGTCTTCATCGGCATTTTTTCTGCAATGGGTGTGCTCACCGCCATTGAAATCCGCAGCCCCGGCGGTGCCGAACGCAAAGGCGTTCTGGGGTTGGTAACAACACGCGGCGACCGTCTTTTCATATCGCTGCTGGGATCGGTCTACATCATGCTGGCATGGTTGGGCTTCCTTGGCATGCCGCTTTGGTGGCCGCTGGGCATATGTATTGCCTGGATCATTTTTTGCTTCTGGAAAGTATAG
- a CDS encoding BlaI/MecI/CopY family transcriptional regulator, translating into MRRRKTHEFLTEVELEFMTLLWEHGDGSVRDVLANMEPGRDLAYTSAATILRILEQKNFVTSEKMGKILIYKPILTKDVYQSRLLKDLSAKLFDNTPAALVARLVDDDDLSQDALEEIRALLGRRLGDDAN; encoded by the coding sequence ATGAGAAGACGCAAGACCCACGAATTCCTGACGGAAGTGGAATTGGAATTTATGACGTTGCTGTGGGAACACGGCGACGGGTCTGTGCGTGACGTTTTGGCCAATATGGAACCTGGACGCGATCTTGCTTATACGTCCGCCGCGACGATTTTGCGCATTCTTGAGCAAAAGAATTTTGTTACCAGCGAGAAAATGGGCAAGATACTCATTTACAAGCCCATTTTGACAAAAGATGTCTATCAATCGCGCCTTTTGAAAGATCTCTCAGCCAAATTATTTGATAATACGCCAGCTGCATTGGTCGCGCGACTTGTCGACGACGACGATTTGTCACAAGATGCACTGGAAGAAATTCGAGCACTTCTGGGGAGGAGGCTTGGGGATGACGCTAATTGA